ATATCTACTTCTCTTCCATCAGGGAACCTAACTTTTTCTGCCATTTTCTTTTCACCATATATTCATTTAACTAACTTACTTAAAAAAGCCGTGTATATCCAATTATACATTTGTATATAAATGTGGACAAATGTTATTCAGATATACTAAATATAGGGATAATATCGTAGTAGCAAAATATAAGGTGCTAACGTTCCAAGGATATTTAATTATTATATCTAAGAGAGCAGTTTCTTCCAAAATATATTGTAATCGAAAGCTTGAAAATCCCTCTTCATAAGTTAGGAACAGCTATAGAACCATGATTGTTCTTAGAGATAACGATAATTAATTTCCTCAGAATTTTAGTCTAAAAAGTTAGTAGACTACGTTTTAGATCTCATGATTGATTATGAGTTTTCATAAATGCCGTTAATCTACTTTTATAAAAGTCAATTATAAATACTGTTAAATATTTTCATACAGAATATTCTCTTATGAAGAATCTAACTTACTGTGAAGATGGTTATTTTACTGTTGTACCTGTTCTAAAAACAGCTCTAATATTGAAGTTAGTTAATAAAGGGTTACAATTGCGAGAGGCATGTAAATATGTAAATATGTCCATAACTGCTTTCGAGAGGCATAAGAAAAATGATGTAGAAAAGATACAGAAAATAATTGAAGATAAGGAAATTAGTGATATGATTAACTCGCTAAGTACTAGAATTATAAATAGAGAGAATATAGACTCATTAACATTCTGTTTACTTTGTAGTAAAGCACGAAGGCTATTTAATTTACCACCATGTTTTTAGAATTGTGAAAGGTAAATTAATTATCTTCATTTCATCGCTCTCATTTTTTCTTTCATATTTCTCAAGAGTCACCTGGAGTATCGTCGCACCGTTTTCGACGTTAAAGACCACAACTACAGAGGATAGTATAATATTTGCGTTATTTTTCTTCGGCTATATACTAGTTCAGATTCCCTCAGGTATTCTATCAGACCGCATTTCGGCTAATATCTTGCTTTCTCTCTCACTATTGGGTATATCTTTAACTTCGTTTATCTCTGCGTATTTTCCTTTACTGCGAGTAGAGTATATTGCAAGCTTCTTCATGGGTTTTTCTGCAGGCTGGATATATCCGATCACGGTGAAATTAATTACTACATCGTTTAGTGGCAGAAATTTACCAATTGCGATGAGCATTTATAGCTTAGCGTGGCCATTATCCATTGTAGCATCAGGTATTATAATACCCTTTTTGGCCACGGCTCTCGGGTGGGAGTTTTCATTTTATTTCATAACTCTACTTTCCTTAATTTTAATAGTTCTAACACTTACTCACCTCCCTTCTCTAAAACTGCCCAAAGAACGCTCAATGGAATTCAGAAATATAGTTAGGAATAGAAATGCGCTATTCATATCAATTGGGGGTTTCATGTTTTATTTAACATATTGGGTTCTTGTGCTTTATCTTTATAAATATCTACTTATTACGATTAGAAATGCGTATTTAGCAGGGCTTATATACTCCTTTACAGCATTGGCAGGCGTTCTTTCCACCATTTTAGCAGGATATATAATAAACTCTTTTGGAGTAAAGAGAACGTTCTTGCTATTCGTAACTTTTTATAGCATTTCTCTTCTTTTTATTTCATTTTCCAATAATATTTTAGTTGCAAGTATAGATGCCTTATCCCTAGGTTTATTCAGATTCATCATAACTCCCACTAGCTCTACAGCATTAGCAATAATAGGTGGAAAAGAAAGAAGCGGGAGTGTAACTGGTTTCGCAAATTTTTTCTGGCAGTCTAGCGGTATATTAGGCTCTCTTATAGCTCCTCTTATGATAAACTTATTTTCATATACATATTTGTGGATTTTTGTTAGCGGGATCTCTTTACTTTCTTTAGTATTTTATTATAAACTTAAATTTATGTAAGATTATCAAAATTTATACTCATCCTTTCAGCCTCGGCAGATGCTAATGTATCAAGTATTTTCCTCATATATGCTTTTACGAAATAATAGACTTTATATCTTCTAAATATTTCTTCCTCTCTTTCCACTACTTGGTTCAAGTAATCTTCTGGTAAATAGCTAACTATTTTGAATCTTTGCCCGTTAACTTCAATTTCATTAGGAACACTTAAAGTTGTAACTAGTAATATTTCATTTCCACTTATTCCAGCTAGATAAACATAGAATTTATCTACTTTCTCAAGTACTTTTAGTAAGAGCTCTTTATCATCTGACAACTCTTTTTGCCTCTTCTTCGAATTGTTTATATGCATCTTGAATGGTCTTAAAGACATTCCTAATTACATCCATATCATTAACTCTAATCTTGACTATCCAGCTATCATAAGGTCTTTGGTTAATTAAAGAGGGATTTTTTATCACTTCCTCGTTTACGTCAATAATTTCGCCTTCTATTGGTAATCTAAATTTGCCTATCCATTTTGCACTCTCTAAAGAGAATAATATACTTCTGCCGTTTACTTTCTCACCTTTCTGCTTTACCGTAATCTGGAATATCTTTCCCGCCATGTACTGTCCTAGATCAGTTACGCCAATGCTAACAACACTATCACTTTCTATTCTTACCCAGACGTGTTTCTCTGGATCGTAAAGTAGGTCATCAGGAAAGGTGAAACCTAAGATCTTCATAATCTATTTGAGATATTTTTAGGCTTATAAACTTTATTTAGTAGAACATAATTATGGTTAATTTTGCCATATGGTTAGACGGTGTAATTTTAAAGATTGACTTGACTGATCCTCTTTATCAACAATACAAGGGATTTAGTGTTAATCTACCAATCACGTATGATGTCTTTGAGGATTGGCTACAAGTATATGATGAAATTATTAGAGTGGATAATTTTGCTCTACTTTCTCCCTATGATGAAATATCAACAGAAAATATACTAAATAGGATCAATTTAAAACCAAAATACGTTATAGTTAATAAAGGAAAGACAAAACCATCACCAGAACCATATAAGTTATTAATTAATATTACAAACTGGGATCCTTTAGAGACAATAACATTAGCATCCTCTCCTTTAGACCTATTATCGGCAAGATTTTTCGATTCCAGAATTAAAGTAGTGTGTATAAAGAGATATTATGAATGTTCTAAATATTCTCCTTTCTTATATTCTATTAGTTTAACTGATGCACTAGCCTCACTGAAGAGGCTTAAAATTCTAGTCTGATCCATGTATAGTTTTAATAAGTTAATATATTATGTTTTTAACCTTTCGTTTATGGACTTATAGGGTTAATCCGGATCAAAAATTTTATGAAAAACATGTTTTCTAGTGAATTCTGATTTTATCTTAGGATTCAGAACGCAGAAACACCTATCATGCTATTGAAAACAGTTTCCATATAAGCGTTAAATTTGAATACTATGAGCCCAATTTATTTTAGTATCCCATCCTAGGATGTGGATGGTTAATTCTCTAGTAGTAGCGGGGGAAAGGAAGTCAAAACATTCAGTTTCCCGCTAAGAGGATTTAGAATGATGATTGGGTAATCGTGACTTCGATGAAATCCAAGCCGGCTTCTTTCGTCGGGTTTGAGTTATACAAACCCGACTATTTTATATGAGGTTGAGAGTTGAATATGAAGTATGAGATTCAATTACAATGTGAATTCTGCTTTCTCCCTTATGAGTTTGGAGAAGAAGATCTTTTTAATTAAACTTATAATTTATGAATAAAAGATAAAAATTATGTCGCTTGAAAATGAGGCTAAAAAATTAGCTGCAACTTATGCCAGATGGTTACGTAATCCTGAAGATGCACTTTTTGGAAAAGATGGAGAGGGTGTTGTTCTTAAAATTTATAAAAAAATGAAACAAGCTAAAGATAAGAATGAAATAAAGGAAATATTAAATTTAGAACAATACGCTATGGAAAAGACAACTTTTAATGATATGTCTAGATTTATAAGCGAGCTGTTAAACAAGATAGAACAGATGGATGATCAATCTGCATTGAAATTTTCCGTAGAAGTTTTTAGATATTTTCAGATAGCCTTAGCTACTAAACTTAACGATATGAATAAGGGTTTGTGGATGTAGAAATTCCAAAAAATCACGTTAACTTTTTTTGCTAAAATAAGGAAAGATTTATATATACGTTTTTTCTGATATATTCATATGCAAGTAGAGAATATAAGAGTTAGACTCCCGTCTGGGAAAGAAGTTGGTCTAGTAGACGCTCTTAATTTCTGCTACGATCTCTCAGATACTGACTTTCAAGTATTAAAGACGTTGTTAAACAGTGGTCCTAAAACTGAAGATGAGTTAGCAGATATGCTTCATTTGAGTAAGGCATCTATAAATAGGTCAGTTAACAAGTTAGTTTCATTAGGTTTTGTAGAGAGGGTAAAGGATTCGTCATCTAAGGGCGGTAGACCTAGGTATATCTATAAGCCAATGGATGCAGATAAGATAACTGAAAAAATTTCTAATGATTTTAAGTATTGTGCTGATTTATTCTCAAGTGTGATGCCACAAGAATTAAAAGGCAAGTAAGTTCTTTTCTTATTTAATTTATTGGCTTTTTTTACATTTGAATATAAAATTTTCTGGGTCCCTTAAGAAAGCTAACATACATATTTCAGTATCAAAGTAGTATTTAACATTGTTATAATCAGTTGTATAAGGGGTGCACTCAGCTTCAAATAATCTGTTACAAACCGGGCATACAACCTTCATGGCGTTAAAAATAAATTTTTTATCTTTATAACGTTAATTCTTTGACTATGAGCGAAGAAATGGATTTAACTTCCCTTGAATGCCCAGAACCTTTCATGAAGGTAGTAGGAAAGCTTATGAAGATGGAAAGGGGGGAACTTAAGATAAAGTATAAGGATCCTAAATGCAGAGATATGTTATTAGAAGCCATGAAGCTAATGAATTGTGAGGTTTTAGAGGATTTACAACAAAATGGTATATATTTCATGCACATTAAAAAAGAAAGTTCTGATAAACCTAGAAAGCTTGAACTAACTGGAGGTTGCTGATAAGATCTTTGTCGCACAATTAGTCAAATCTTGTTTTATTTTATCATCAACATTATGTATTATTGCATATAAATAGCGAGGTCTTCCTATCCTTTTTCCTTCTTCTCCATCTTTATTCCTAACTACTAACCCTATTTCTATTAACTTCTTTAAGCTATTTTCTACAGTAGTTTTACTGAGCTTCATCAATGAAGCTAATTCCTCAGCGGAAATTGGTCTTCCAATCTCAACTAACTTAAATAGACATTCAACGTCAGTATCGGATATCTTATAACAGCACCTCACAACCTCTTTACTTTCTGAAAGTTTTAAACTCATAAATCTATTTTATCTTTTCTAGTATTAAAACTTTAACTACTTTTTAAGGATGATACTGGAGGAGGATTGCCCTCACTTTTTATTTTCTTCATGTATTCCTTATACATGCACCTATCTTGGATTACTATAAGCCCAGCTTTTCTAGCCTTCTCAGCGGCCTCATCATTTCTGATTCCTTCCTGCATCCATATTACTTTTACATCACCGACTTTCTTTACTCTTTCCAAAACTTGATCGACTATTTTAGGTACTTCATTTGATGGTCTAAATATTTCCACGACCTCTACTTTATCTGGAACGTCAAGAATTGATGGGTAAGACTTCCTTCCCAATATCTCATTGGCTGACGGATTTACTGGTATTACATTGTATCCATGCTCTATTAAGAACTTAGGTACTTGGAAAGCTGGCTTTGATGGATCTTTTGAAAATCCAACAGTTGCTATATTTTTGTATTTGAGCAGAACTTCCTTTATGATCTCTTCTTCATTCTGCATAATATTTACTATGATTTGTTGCCTTTTAAATTTGACTCAGTTGATTTAATGTTTTTCTAAGATTTAAGAGCCAAATTTTTATATTAAGTTAACTAAAACTTCTTAGAATGCAAGAATTTAGATTTTTAATCGAGCGAAATAATCAAGCTTACATATTAGCGGGAGAAGAAGCATTACTTACTTCAATAGTTAATGGAGCTCAACCAGTTGTTAGATTTGTTATATTTGATCCTCCTGCGGTACTTGTTGGCTATCACCAAGCAGTAGATCAAGAGGTCAATATAGAAGAAGTACGAAAGAGAAATTGGGATATTGGTAGAAGACCTACCGGTGGAGGTACCATCATAATGGGGCCATGGCAGTTAGGGTGGGAAATATACGCAAGTAATGATGTTCTAGGATATACGCCAGAAAACGCTATAAAATATGGTGCTAAGGGAGTGATAAAAACTTTGGAAAAATTAGGTATAAAAGCATCGTTTAGACCAAAAAATGACGTTGAAGTTAATGGAAGGAAGATTTCAGGCATTGGAGCGTTTTCGGAGGGGAGATATGTCGCAGTCACTGGTACGCTATTACTAGACTTTGATGCAGACGCAATGATTTCAGTACTTAGACTGTCATCTGAAAAACTTAGAGATAAGCTAGCCAAGGACTTTAAAGATAGACTAACGTGGATTAATAAAGAGTTAGTAAAACCAATAGATATGGAGGAATTAATAAATATTGCCAAAGAGTCATTCGCAGAAGCGCTTGAAGTTAAATTATTAGACAGTAACTATACTGAATTAGAGAAAAAAAGTATAAGTGAGTTAGCCTTAAAGTACTCTTCGCCAGAGTGGATATTCAATTTAAGAAAGCCATTAATTGGGGATGATATAAGATATACGGAGAGGAAATTTCCTGGAGGTTTAGTGAAAGTTCAGATAAAGTTGACTGGTAGGAATTTAATAGAGTCTATAATAATTACTGGCGATTTCTTTATTGAACCAAGAACTGCAATATATGATTTAGAAGCCAGATTAAAGTGGAGCAGAATTGAGGATATAGAACGGGAAGTTAAAGAGTGGTTTAGAAACGTGAGTACGATAGGCATAACTGAGGAAGATCTCATAAATTTAATTAAAGAGGTGTTAAAATGAGACCATTATTCTTTTATGCACCAAACCTAAAACGATATGAAACAGACTTTTTGGATTCTAAGAAAGGATGGAAAGCATTATCAGTAACTGGAACATATTGTGCGTTTAATTGTAAGCATTGTGGAAAGAGGGTACTAGAAACCATGATAGATGGCTCTAATCAAGCTAGACTTGAGGACGAGTTAGTGAAAGCAGTAATGAGAGGAGATAAGGGAATCATATTATCTGGTGGTTCTTCTATAAGAGGTGATGTTCCAATATGGCGATATTCTAACACATTAAGAAGATATTCTGAGAAATTGACTATAATTGCTCATACTGGTGTAGTTAAGAGTGAGGATATAGCAATAAAATTTAAAGAGAGTGGCGTCAAGATTGCACTACTTGACATGGTTGCTGATAACGAGACAATTAGAGATGTATTAGGTCAACCATTTACTGTTGAAGATTACCTTAATTCCTTTAAGTATCTAAAGAAGGTCGGAATAAAAATAGTTCCACATGTTATCTTAGGGTTAAGTAAGAGAGGTATAAAAGGTGATTTAGAAGCAATAAAATTACTTACAGAAGTTAATCCAGACGCTTTAATAATCGTAGGTCTAATGCCTTTAATGGGAACAGAGATGGGTAACTCTACGCCTCCGACACCGGAAGATATGATAGAGGGGTTAAAGTTGGCTAGGGATACATTTTCTAACATTCCAATAAATTTAGGTTGTGCAAGACCTAGAGGTAAATCTTATATTAAAGTCGAAAAGTTTGCAGTAGACTATGATATAGACGCAATTGCCTTTCCGGAGGAAGAGACTTATGAATACGCTAAAGGTAAGAGAGAAATATTCTTAAGTAGTGCATGTTGCGGTAATGTAGTTATAGATATATTAAGGTGAAAGCTTTATGACCCTTCGTCTAGTTTCTAGTCCAGATTGGGTAAGATTAAGTTTCGGCGCAGATATGGTTCTAGGTTTTTCTCCCGGGATATTTTTGAAGGGGGCTCTAAATACTACAATTAATTTACTTCAATACTACCCAGATGGATGCAAAGCTAATTGTCTATATTGTGGTCAAGCTAGAGAAGTTGCTAATGGACCAGAATGTAAGACCTTAATAAGAGTAGAATGGCCACTAAGGCCCTTAAATGAAGTAATAAAGAGAATATATGAAAGGCAGGGTAATCCAGAATACGGTCTTCAAAGGATATGTGTAGGACAACTAGCTCATCCTAGAGCTTCCCCAGATGCCATAGAAATAACAAGGAGGATTAGAGATGCTGGCATAGAATTACAAATCTCAGAATTAGTTACTGCAACTTACACGTTTAAACATCATATGATAGAGATGAGAAAAGCTGGAGCTAATATGATAGATGTTGCAATAGATGCTGCTAGTGAAAGATTATTTGACGAATTAAGAGGAAAGAAAGCGAGGAGCATGCACTCATGGAAGAGGTATTTAGAGGCAATAGATGAAGCCGTTGAAGTATTTGGGAAAAAGAATGCAGGTATTCATCTAATAATAGGGTTAGGAGAGACGGAAAAAGAAGCTATAGATCTTATGTGGTATGCACATACTAGGGGTGCTAAGATTTCGCTTTTTGCATTTTATCCAGAAACTGGTACTCCTATGGAAAATAAGAAACCAGTTCCAGTTAATGTTTATAGAAGAATGCAAATAGCTAGATGGCTAATTGAAAATGATATTGTTAATATAAGCTCATTTAGGTTTAATGAGAGAGGGGAGTTAATAGATATTGAACTACCAGACGATATAACTTTGGACGAGATAGCACCAGCATTCATGACTAGTGGTTGTCCCGGCTGTAATAGACCATATTCTAATGAAAGGCCAGGTAAGGTATTAAAAAACATTCCCTGGTATCCTAGCAAGGAAATGGCTTTACGTGCAGTTAAAGCGTCAAGGTTGGAATCATTGATAAATAAATTAGCGAGATAGCAATGTACATACCAGATGGTTCCTTAATAAGCTATTTTTCAAGTGGGTTCCCCGCACATATAAAGGTAAAAGCCATAGATTTATCTTCTCCGAATTTTGAAATGTTTTATTCTCCGGTAGAGGGTGAAGTAATAGATATCGTACGATTTAACATAGGAAGACCAAATGTTTTTTCTAAAACAAACTATGATTACATGATACTAATTAGAAATGGTAACAGATTGATAAAGATTCTTCATGTTATGCCTTTCATAGAAAAAGGGGAATACGTTAAAGAAGGTCAAATAATAGGAAACTTTTTAGAAACCCCCTATACTGGGGGTGATTTTCCTCATGCCCACATAGAAGGTATCCCAGTAAGGTTACCTAAAATTTCAAAATATAATGAATCTAAAATTGGGATTGTGTATAAGAAAAACAAACAGTTTTTCGATGTTATAGTAAAAGATTATGCGGAAGCAGGCAAGTTAAGAGGATTAGGATGTTGTGGAGGGCTGTTAAATGCGAGTTTACCTTATGCTTGTTATGGAGGAATTATTGGAGGCTATAGGGAGCCTTTGAAGCTTTATGGATTGAACTTAGGATATGTTAGAGTCAAGCGCAAAACATATGTATTGTTTGAAGGAAGGAAAGGCCTTTTAAGGAGATGGGAAGAGGAGGCATCTTTTAAAGTTTTATCAAATAAACCAATTTGTGGCTTTACATTTATGGAAGCAGTATTATCTTACAGCGGATATCCAATGGTTAGATTCTTTCTAAACGATTCAAATCTAAATGAGGGTGATGAAATTGACTTATCAGAGTTTATTAGGAATCATCTGGGATCAAAAATTTACTGAGATTTCTTTTTCCCACCCTATGATTAGAGAAGTTTCGAAAGCAAGAATTAGAGAATTTATAAAATTAGCTAAGGAGAAACTTTCATTTATAGAAATAAGACCTACACAGGCTAATGAAGAGGATCTATTAATGGTGCATACCAAGGAATATATTAACCTACTCAAGGAAAGTAGTAAGATTCCCTTCATGGGCTTCCTAGATCAAACTGACACGATCCATTATCCTGGAATATTTAATGATAT
The nucleotide sequence above comes from Sulfolobus tengchongensis. Encoded proteins:
- a CDS encoding MFS transporter, which produces MKGKLIIFISSLSFFLSYFSRVTWSIVAPFSTLKTTTTEDSIIFALFFFGYILVQIPSGILSDRISANILLSLSLLGISLTSFISAYFPLLRVEYIASFFMGFSAGWIYPITVKLITTSFSGRNLPIAMSIYSLAWPLSIVASGIIIPFLATALGWEFSFYFITLLSLILIVLTLTHLPSLKLPKERSMEFRNIVRNRNALFISIGGFMFYLTYWVLVLYLYKYLLITIRNAYLAGLIYSFTALAGVLSTILAGYIINSFGVKRTFLLFVTFYSISLLFISFSNNILVASIDALSLGLFRFIITPTSSTALAIIGGKERSGSVTGFANFFWQSSGILGSLIAPLMINLFSYTYLWIFVSGISLLSLVFYYKLKFM
- a CDS encoding glycine cleavage system protein H, producing MKILGFTFPDDLLYDPEKHVWVRIESDSVVSIGVTDLGQYMAGKIFQITVKQKGEKVNGRSILFSLESAKWIGKFRLPIEGEIIDVNEEVIKNPSLINQRPYDSWIVKIRVNDMDVIRNVFKTIQDAYKQFEEEAKRVVR
- a CDS encoding HAD family hydrolase → MVNFAIWLDGVILKIDLTDPLYQQYKGFSVNLPITYDVFEDWLQVYDEIIRVDNFALLSPYDEISTENILNRINLKPKYVIVNKGKTKPSPEPYKLLINITNWDPLETITLASSPLDLLSARFFDSRIKVVCIKRYYECSKYSPFLYSISLTDALASLKRLKILV
- the lrs14 gene encoding HTH-type transcriptional regulator Lrs14 — protein: MQVENIRVRLPSGKEVGLVDALNFCYDLSDTDFQVLKTLLNSGPKTEDELADMLHLSKASINRSVNKLVSLGFVERVKDSSSKGGRPRYIYKPMDADKITEKISNDFKYCADLFSSVMPQELKGK
- a CDS encoding YHS domain-containing protein, yielding MKVVCPVCNRLFEAECTPYTTDYNNVKYYFDTEICMLAFLRDPENFIFKCKKSQ
- a CDS encoding sulfurtransferase TusA family protein, with protein sequence MSEEMDLTSLECPEPFMKVVGKLMKMERGELKIKYKDPKCRDMLLEAMKLMNCEVLEDLQQNGIYFMHIKKESSDKPRKLELTGGC
- a CDS encoding helix-turn-helix domain-containing protein, with protein sequence MSLKLSESKEVVRCCYKISDTDVECLFKLVEIGRPISAEELASLMKLSKTTVENSLKKLIEIGLVVRNKDGEEGKRIGRPRYLYAIIHNVDDKIKQDLTNCATKILSATSS
- a CDS encoding CoA-binding protein, with product MQNEEEIIKEVLLKYKNIATVGFSKDPSKPAFQVPKFLIEHGYNVIPVNPSANEILGRKSYPSILDVPDKVEVVEIFRPSNEVPKIVDQVLERVKKVGDVKVIWMQEGIRNDEAAEKARKAGLIVIQDRCMYKEYMKKIKSEGNPPPVSSLKSS
- a CDS encoding lipoyl protein ligase domain-containing protein, which produces MQEFRFLIERNNQAYILAGEEALLTSIVNGAQPVVRFVIFDPPAVLVGYHQAVDQEVNIEEVRKRNWDIGRRPTGGGTIIMGPWQLGWEIYASNDVLGYTPENAIKYGAKGVIKTLEKLGIKASFRPKNDVEVNGRKISGIGAFSEGRYVAVTGTLLLDFDADAMISVLRLSSEKLRDKLAKDFKDRLTWINKELVKPIDMEELINIAKESFAEALEVKLLDSNYTELEKKSISELALKYSSPEWIFNLRKPLIGDDIRYTERKFPGGLVKVQIKLTGRNLIESIIITGDFFIEPRTAIYDLEARLKWSRIEDIEREVKEWFRNVSTIGITEEDLINLIKEVLK
- a CDS encoding radical SAM protein, whose translation is MRPLFFYAPNLKRYETDFLDSKKGWKALSVTGTYCAFNCKHCGKRVLETMIDGSNQARLEDELVKAVMRGDKGIILSGGSSIRGDVPIWRYSNTLRRYSEKLTIIAHTGVVKSEDIAIKFKESGVKIALLDMVADNETIRDVLGQPFTVEDYLNSFKYLKKVGIKIVPHVILGLSKRGIKGDLEAIKLLTEVNPDALIIVGLMPLMGTEMGNSTPPTPEDMIEGLKLARDTFSNIPINLGCARPRGKSYIKVEKFAVDYDIDAIAFPEEETYEYAKGKREIFLSSACCGNVVIDILR
- a CDS encoding radical SAM protein, producing MTLRLVSSPDWVRLSFGADMVLGFSPGIFLKGALNTTINLLQYYPDGCKANCLYCGQAREVANGPECKTLIRVEWPLRPLNEVIKRIYERQGNPEYGLQRICVGQLAHPRASPDAIEITRRIRDAGIELQISELVTATYTFKHHMIEMRKAGANMIDVAIDAASERLFDELRGKKARSMHSWKRYLEAIDEAVEVFGKKNAGIHLIIGLGETEKEAIDLMWYAHTRGAKISLFAFYPETGTPMENKKPVPVNVYRRMQIARWLIENDIVNISSFRFNERGELIDIELPDDITLDEIAPAFMTSGCPGCNRPYSNERPGKVLKNIPWYPSKEMALRAVKASRLESLINKLAR